From the Scatophagus argus isolate fScaArg1 chromosome 21, fScaArg1.pri, whole genome shotgun sequence genome, one window contains:
- the si:ch73-103b11.2 gene encoding plectin isoform X2 gives MSLKDNPCRKFQANIFNKSKCQNCFKPRESHLLNDEDLNQAKPVYGGWLLLAPEGTNFDNPLHRSRKWQRRFFILYEHGLLRYALDEMPSTLPQGTINMNQCSDVIDGESRTGQKNSLCILTPEKEFFIRAECKEIINGWQEALTVYPRTNKQNQKKKRKVDPPTHQGGVTPSQCFSTEDMNGHPEPGPAKVTVTSSGGSIPCLPSSIASAERVPMSRASLWQEESRWSRATIPCSRSASCISQLSQSQTDSSNTTQDDGCTVNTGRKVRVESGYFSLEKTKSEPSPQSVQHSQPPQHLPLSSSASSSSLGALSPRYSSESEPQVSPYQPSQDLLPSPGALVSPSYSTISSSQSSLDSEPSGTTPTWEGHSGGGGSAGSVSGGGGRVGRSGREYAALSDVPRARRLSYREAFRSEKKRQEMRARTRSPGREEVARLFGQERRRSQIIGRFEEAQHVEHMETSSSNEPSANTTLIQRQGRSERRPLANKHEMSLDAGKDRAVPDVSCSTFANLRRAKSLDRRVTESSMTPDLLNFKKGWMTKLYEDGMWKKHWFVLTDQSLRYYKDSIAEEASEMDGEIDLSTCYDVKEFPVQRNYGFQILCKEGACTLSAMTSGIRRNWIQAIMKNVRPTIAPDVTRSLPDEKIKAHVMLEPCPQTTPETNPEAPKSDVNKQLAGNGASPPASEPRKSRVRERRREGRSKTFDWSEFKMEQKEKPAKERADTVDLSSSFSTTSSYCSPSSSPSSLASSPVSTSSLQTSSVSGAHPPSMTEEAEKQNVKRDIPSHSTTSATQMPNTVTVSMISTLNTTSPGQPPIPECQDQGKMEVDHPTAMQPGSGDRNDNRTSDVQEEIEHRWHQVETTPLREEKQVPINSALGISGNSDRLPAHELAALLDKELGQKQKELDQLQKQNNILKEQLENALGREQSAREGYVLQSATPPSSSPHRLPWQRLHVLNQDLQSELETQKRKQDLAQQQIRTLKRSYTEAQDAVDRHETDIQALQAKLASAMAEILASEEAVARMRNELKLEQERSKEQEEEHGRSESTLRAQLKDSEDRLREVEASLLERNQALRHLERQQALQRDHMREIQRLQERLQEVTARLRATEEGQALKEERMRKEQHSMQESHERERQTLCRRLAEAETAGKDMENRVLEAEQQVEALLRGRLSSGGKECREEILRLQEELVQKTDMVESLRESVRRLEEEKSHLTCRCQELLNQIAEADREVNKLRNRLETEEADYNTLEHSYERATQEFQKMSQFLREKEEEIRQTKEMYERLVERKEEDLKEALVKMTALGNSLEETEQKLQAKEELLCQMSQSLLDKVEPCSAEKDLQAKLVVAEDRIAELEQHLNALQLGYADLRMERQQIPEQSKKGRLKTSVSLSPNTEPCLSFDKTQNSPVDKECQAKRPRIRFSSIQCQKYINLEGMDSSHLSSTLAEMRQKGNQDVNEDIHLTEGNISDTTFPHSSDPEKFISVIHALETKLLATEDKLRNLTQNLEEQRSIQAEHMCKINLKMTETKPIPDKESVCGSEIQGSAANKHYVKALLCVENSREKVRTILNGSHDTTDSQLHSLSEIENDLFNASLYIKQGQKMLEEQLPPVHPNQSPETLDKEALHLFAKTLSFEAVVLNKMALLLQTSKSDLLQALEEIWEDIENIKRSDKDCLAIVYADVLTRKLMLESAFWKELEKAETNVAKSKEGNVSADVDVDATIVFNTFIKAELAYSVQNLKHCYEEQFKILKRELTEARKNLYQREMALKAIIEASKRPDLKNVIKEVKHNFGFSKQKLADIHPPELAPYMEQIEMEEARDLAEEIIDRQLAGEMPYCGADSIESLQNAHDNLANELQRQAVILHKYAEEIESGGNHPGLAKMIHALLGHQTSHNFTSTSLCMREALIQAQVAYVACRLRAMHEQELSWCEQTGQNMDALVQQHAHNVTAIQEKYETSLQEERVNFTQTVGTLQIENETLKSEISKRVNQLSQQQEQLAVLKEHFQKQTEELKQKHKEELSQIEKGRTSTELALMETTADSQRKLEVLLVDMDTMEERHESHVRKLEEQFEQRICELQHIHKEEIEKLHSRYMENIQRAQEYQQDKKSPSITRSAPCEEATTPMEEEEQGKGENAHDMSDVDSMVVLKDRIQELETQMNTMRDELENKHLGGDVASLREKYQRDFESLKATCERGFAAMEETHQKVIQDLQRQHQREISKLMEERERLLAEETAATIAAIEAMKNAHKEEMEKTHRSQLSGLNSDIDELRLQYEEELQSIQRELEVLSEQYSQKCLENAHLAQALEAERQALRQCQRENQELNAHNQELNNRLTAEITRMRSCFSGETAQSPLTQGKDVYELEVLLRIKESEIQYLKQEIHSLKDELQSALRDKKYATDKYKDIYTELSIVKAKADCDISKLKEKLLIATEALGERTVDGTVTTGYDIMKSKSNPDFMKKQSKQSRGIRSKSLKEGLTVQERMKLFEAKDSKKI, from the exons CCCAGCACTCTACCCCAGGGTACAATCAATATGAACCAGTGCTCTGATGTCATCGATGGAGAGTCCAGGACAGGTCAGAAGAACTCGCTGTGCATCCTGACTCCTGAGAAAGAGTTCTTCATACGGGCTGAGTGTAAAGAAATTATCAATGG GTGGCAGGAGGCTCTGACTGTGTATCCCAGGACCAACAAGCAAAACCAGAAGAAAAAACGCAAGGTTGATCCACCCACTCACCAG GGTGGAGTAACTCCAAGCCAGTGTTTTTCCACTGAAGACATGAATGGACACCCA GAGCCTGGCCCTGCCAAGGTGACGGTGACCAGCAGTGGAGGCAGCATCCCTTGCCTGCCCAGCAGTATTGCCAGTGCTGAGCGTGTCCCGATGAGCCGCGCCTCTCTGTGGCAGGAGGAGAGCCGCTGGAGCAGGGCCACCATCCCCTGCAGCCGCAGTGCCTCCTGTATCAGCCAGCTGAGCCAGAGCCAAACAGACTCCAGTAACACTACTCAAGACG ATGGGTGCACCGTGAACACTGGACGCAAGGTACGAGTGGAGAGTGGTTACTTTTCCCTGGAGAAGACAAAGTCCGAGCCCTCTCCACAGTCTGTACAGCATTCTCAGCCACCCCAGCATCTTCCCCTGTCTTCttcagcatcctcctcctctttaggAGCACTCAGTCCCAGGTACAGCTCTGAGTCAGAGCCCCAAGTTTCCCCTTATCAACCCTCCCAAGATCTTCTCCCTTCTCCAGGTGCACTTGTTTCCCCCAGCTACTCCACCATCAGCTCCTCCCAGAGCTCATTGGATTCTGAGCCCAGTGGCACTACACCCACTTGGGAGGGACAcagtggtggtggaggaagcGCTGGTAGTGTcagtggtggaggaggcagGGTGGGCCGGTCTGGCAGGGAGTACGCAGCACTGTCTGATGTACCACGAGCCCGCAGACTGAGCTACCGTGAAGCCTTCCGTTCAGAGAAAAAGCGCCAAGAGATGAGGGCACGGACACGAAGTCCTGGCCGGGAGGAGGTGGCTCGGTTGTTTGGGCAGGAGCGAAG GCGCTCTCAGATCATTGGCCGATTCGAGGAGGCTCAACATGTGGAGCACATGGAGACAAGCAGCTCCAATGAGCCCTCAGCTAACACCACACTAATCCAGAGACAAGGCCGCAGCGAGAGACGGCCTCTGGCTAACAAACAT gAGATGTCACTGGATGCAGGAAAGGACCGTGCAGTCCCTGATGTGTCCTGTTCCACTTTTGCTAATTTAAGAAGAGCCAAGTCATTGGACCGCAGAGTCACTGAGTCGTCAATGACT CCAGACCTGCTGAACTTCAAAAAAGGATGGATGACAAAGCTGTATGAAGATGGAATG TGGAAGAAACACTGGTTTGTCCTGACAGATCAGAGTTTGAGGTACTACAAGGATTCAATAGCTGAGGAG GCTTCAGAAATGGATGGTGAAATTGACCTTTCCACATGTTATGATGTCAAAGAGTTCCCCGTCCAGAGGAATTACGGTTTCCAAATCCTG TGTAAAGAGGGAGCTTGCACCCTGTCAGCCATGACCTCTGGAATCCGTCGCAACTGGATTCAGGCCATTATGAAGAATGTGCGACCCACAATCGCCCCCGATGTCACCCG ATCCCTCCCTGATGAGAAGATAAAAGCCCACGTGATGTTGGAGCCTTGTCCACAGACCACCCCGGAGACCAATCCTGAGGCGCCCAAGTCTGATGTCAATAAACAGCTAGCTGGCAATGGTgcctctcctcctgcctctgaGCCCCGTAAAAGCCGCGTTCGTGAGCGCAGACGAGAGGGTCGCTCCAAGACTTTTGACTGGTCCGAGTTCAAAatggaacagaaagaaaagcctGCAAAGGAACGAGCAGACACCGTCGACCTCAGCTCATCGTTCTCAACAACTTCTTCATAttgctctccctcctcttccccttccTCATTAGCATCCTCTCCTGTCTCTACCTCCTCCCTACAAACCTCTTCTGTGTCAGGTGCTCACCCCCCTTCTATGacagaagaagcagagaagcAGAATGTTAAGAGGGATATCCCTTCACATAGCACAACCAGTGCAACCCAAATGCCAAATACTGTTACAGTCAGCATGATTTCCACACTAAACACCACATCACCGGGTCAACCACCGATACCTGAATGCCAAGACCAAGGAAAGATGGAAGTAGACCACCCTACAGCCATGCAGCCCGGTAGTGGAGATAGGAATGACAACAGAACCTCAGACGTCCAAGAAGAGATTGAGCATCGATGGCATCAGGTGGAGACGACGCCGTTGAGAGAAGAGAAGCAAGTTCCCATCAACTCAGCTTTAGGAATCTCTGGAAACTCTGACAGACTGCCTGCACATGAGCTTGCAGCGCTGCTTGACAAAGAG TTGGGACAGAAGCAGAAGGAGCTGGACCAactacaaaagcaaaacaacattttaaaagagcAGTTGGAAAATGCACTAGGGAGAGAACAAAGTGCCAGAGAAGGCTATGTACTACAG AGTGCAACAcccccttcctcttcaccgCACAGACTGCCATGGCAACGCTTGCATGTGCTTAATCAAGATTTACAAAGTGAGTTGGAGACCCAGAAGCGCAAGCAAGACCTTGCTCAGCAGCAAATTCGAACTCTTAAAAGAAGCTACACAGAAGCCCAGGATGCTGTAGATCGCCATGAGACTGATATTCAGGCTCTGCAAGCCAAGCTGGCATCTGCAATGGCTGAAATCCTGGCTAGTGAAGAGGCTGTGGCCAGAATGCGCAATGAGCTCAAGTTAGAGCAGGAACGTTCAAAGGAACAAGAAGAGGAACATGGCCGTAGTGAGTCCACACTACGAGCTCAGCTAAAAGACAGTGAAGATAGACTCCGTGAAGTGGAGGCTAGTCTCTTGGAGAGAAACCAGGCTCTCAGGCACCTGGAACGCCAGCAGGCCCTGCAACGAGACCACATGAGAGAGATACAGAGGCTGCAGGAGAGACTACAAGAGGTGACCGCTCGGCTAAGGGCTACCGAGGAGGGTCAGGCACTGAAAGAGGAGCGTATGAGGAAGGAGCAGCATAGCATGCAAGAGAGTCatgagagggaaagacagaCTCTGTGCAGAAGATTAGCTGAGGCAGAAACTGCGGGGAAAGACATGGAGAACAGAGTACTGGAGgctgagcagcaggtggaggccCTGTTAAGAGGGAGGCTGTCTTCAGGTGGGAAGGAATGCAGGGAGGAAATACTCAGGTTGCAAGAGGAGTTGGTCCAAAAGACTGACATGGTTGAGTCACTGAGGGAGAGTGTGCGTAGGctagaagaagagaagagccATCTTACTTGTCGCTGTCAGGAGCTTCTGAACCAGATTGCAGAAGCAGACCGTGAGGTGAATAAGCTCCGCAATCGTCTGGAAACGGAAGAGGCTGATTACAACACCCTGGAGCACTCATATGAGAGGGCTACCCAAGAATTTCAGAAAATGAGCCAGTTCCttagagaaaaagaggaagagattcGGCAAACAAAGGAGATGTACGAGAGGCTGGTGGAACGCAAGGAGGAGGATTTGAAAGAAGCCCTTGTCAAAATGACTGCACTTGGAAACAGCTTGGAGGAAACTGAACAGAAGTTGCAAGCTAAGGAGGAACTTCTTTGTCAAATGAGTCAAAGCCTCTTAGATAAGGTTGAGCCCTGTAGTGCTGAAAAGGATCTGCAAGCCAAGCTTGTGGTTGCAGAGGACCGTATAGCTGAGCTAGAGCAGCATCTCAATGCCCTGCAGCTGGGCTATGCTGACCTACGCATGGAAAGGCAGCAAATCCCAGAGCAGAGCAAGAAAGGAAGGCTTAAAACATCTGTGTCCTTATCACCAAACACAGAGCCCTGTCTTTCCTTTGACAAGACACAGAATTCGCCAGTTGATAAGGAATGTCAAGCTAAGAGACCCAGGATACGTTTTTCCAGTATTCAGTgccaaaaatacataaatttaGAAGGCATGGACTCTAGCCATTTGAGTAGTACCTTGGCAGAGATGAGACAAAAAGGTAATCAGGATGTAAATGAAGACATCCATCTGACTGAAGGAAACATCTCTGATACCACATTCCCTCACAGTAGTGACCCTGAGAAGTTTATCTCTGTTATACATGCTCTAGAGACTAAACTGCTGGCAACTGAGGATAAACTAAGAAACCTCACTCAAAATCTAGAGGAGCAACGATCCATCCAAGCAGAACACATGTGCAAGATTAATCTaaagatgacagaaacaaagcCTATCCCCGATAAAGAGTCAGTTTGTGGAAGTGAGATACAGGGCAGTGCTGCCAATAAGCATTATGTCAAGGccctgctgtgtgtggaaaATAGTCGAGAGAAAGTCAGGACTATTCTCAATGGCTCTCATGATACCACAGATTCACAGCTGCACTCACTGTCAGAGATTGAGAATGATTTGTTCAACGCATCATTATACATCAAACAGGGACAGAAGATGTTGGAAGAGCAGTTGCCACCTGTCCATCCAAATCAAAGCCCAGAGACTCTAGATAAAGAAGCATTGCACCTCTTTGCCAAAACTTTGTCTTTTGAGGCGGTAGTGTTGAACAAGATGGCTTTGTTATTACAGACTTCAAAGTCTGACCTCCTGCAAGCACTTGAAGAGATATGGGAGGACATAGAGAATATTAAAAGGAGTGACAAAGATTGCTTGGCTATAGTTTATGCTGATGTTTTAACCAGGAAGTTGATGTTAGAGAGTGCATTTTggaaagagctggagaaagcTGAGACAAATGTTGCTAAATCCAAAGAGGGCAATGTTTCAGCTGATGTAGATGTCGATGCCACAATTGTCTTTAACACTTTCATTAAAGCAGAACTAGCCTACTCTGTTCAAAACCTTAAACATTGCTATGAAGAGCAattcaaaatactgaaaaggGAGTTGACTGAAGCTCGAAAAAACCTTTATCAAAGGGAAATGGCTCTGAAAGCAATTATTGAAGCTTCCAAAAGGCctgatttgaaaaatgtaataaaagaaGTCAAACATAACTTTGGGTTTAGTAAACAAAAGTTAGCTGATATTCACCCCCCTGAACTTGCTCCTTACATGGAGCAGATTGAAATGGAAGAAGCTAGAGACTTGGCTGAAGAAATCATCGACAGACAGTTGGCTGGAGAAATGCCCTATTGTGGTGCTGACTCTATTGAATCACTGCAAAATGCGCATGACAACCTGGCTAATGAGCTCCAACGACAAGCAGTAATCCTCCATAAGTATGCTGAAGAGATTGAAAGTGGTGGGAACCACCCTGGACTGGCTAAAATGATCCATGCTCTTCTAGGGCACCAAACTTCGCATAATTTCACAAGTACCTCTCTTTGTATGCGCGAAGCCCTAATCCAGGCTCAAGTGGCTTACGTGGCATGCAGGCTACGGGCCATGCATGAACAAGAATTGAGCTGGTGTGAACAGACAGGTCAGAACATGGATGCTCTTGTACAGCAGCATGCCCATAATGTCACTGCCATCCAAGAGAAATATGAAACATCTTTGCAGGAGGAGCGCGTGAACTTCACACAAACCGTGGGCACTCTCCAGATTGAGAACGAAACACTAAAGAGTGAGATCAGCAAACGTGTGAACCAGCTTTCCCAGCAGCAGGAGCAACTGGCTGTGCTGAAAGAGCATTTCCAGAAGCAGACTGAAGAGCTGAAGCAGAAGCATAAAGAGGAGCTAAGCCAAATAGAGAAAGGCCGCACTTCAACGGAGCTGGCCCTCATGGAGACCACAGCTGACAGTCAGCGAAAGCTAGAGGTTCTTTTGGTGGACATGGACACCATGGAGGAGCGGCATGAGAGTCACGTGAGGAAACTGGAGGAGCAGTTTGAACAAAGGATCTGTGAACTCCAGCATATTCACAAAGAGGAGATCGAAAAGTTACATTCACGGTATATGGAAAACATTCAGCGTGCCCAAGAGTACCAACAGGACAAAAAAAGTCCCAGTATTACCCGTTCAGCTCCTTGTGAAGAGGCCACTACACCaatggaagaggaagaacaggGGAAGGGGGAAAATGCACATGACATGTCAGACGTGGACTCCATGGTGGTTCTGAAGGATCGGATCCAGGAGCTGGAGACTCAGATGAACACCATGAGGGACGAACTGGAGAACAAGCACCTAGGAGGAGATGTTGCCAGCCTGAGAGAGAAATACCAGAGAGACTTTGAAAGTCTTAAG GCCACATGTGAGCGTGGATTTGCAGCAATGGAAGAGACACACCAGAAGGTAATACAAGACCTCCAAAGGCAGCATCAGAGGGAGATTTCCAAGCTTATGGAAGAGCGAGAGAGACTATTGGCTGAGGAGACTGCTGCCACAATTGCTG CTATTGAAGCTATGAAGAATGCACACAAGGAGGAAATGGAGAAGACCCATCGCTCCCAACTGAGTGGGCTCAACTCTGATATTGATGAGCTTCGCTTACAATATGA GGAGGAGCTGCAGTCCATCCAGAGAGAACTGGAGGTGTTGTCAGAGCAGTACTCTCAGAAATGTCTGGAGAACGCTCACCTGGCCCAGGCACTGGAGGCTGAAAGGCAGGCCCTCAGGCAGTGTCAGAGAGAGAACCAGGAGCTCAATGCTCACAACCAG GAATTAAACAACCGACTGACTGCAGAGATCACTCGGATGCGCTCCTGTTTCAGTGGTGAAACAGCACAGTCTCCACTTACCCAGGGCAAAGATGTGTATGAACTGGAG GTGTTGCTGCGAATTAAGGAGTCAGAGATCCAGTATCTTAAACAGGAAATTCACTCTTTGAAAGATGAACTACAGTCTGCTCTAAGG GACAAGAAATATGCCACAGACAAATATAAGGACATCTATACAGAACTCAGCATTGTGAAAGCAAAGGCTGACTGCGACATCAGCAAACTGAAGGAGAAACTGCTCATTGCCACGGAAGCTTTAGGCGAGAGGACTGTCGATGGAACGGTCACGACTGGATACG aCATCATGAAATCAAAAAGTAATCCAGATTTCATGAAGAAGCAATCCAAGCAATCGAGAGGCATAAGGTCAAAG AGCCTGAAAGAGGGACTAACTGTGCAGGAGCGTATGAAGCTTTTTGAAGCAAAAGATTCCAAAAAGATTTGA